Proteins from one Ficedula albicollis isolate OC2 chromosome 21, FicAlb1.5, whole genome shotgun sequence genomic window:
- the MMEL1 gene encoding membrane metallo-endopeptidase-like 1, with the protein MENELGKSVDNQMDKYIVTIMGKSESQMDIVEKSTKSGKKPWSFVAIGLAVLLLLMTCAAVALVILYASSRGSNYGTNSGNICTTPGCVTAAARIIQNMDPTAEPCEDFYQYACGGWLNRHVIPETSSRYSIFDILRDELEIILKGVLETSDEGDREAFQKAKILYKSCMNESLIEKRDSLPLLEALRMVGDWPVASADWSKTKEPSWSMEENLSIMNSRFNKRVLIDMFVWNDDRDSSRHIIYIDQPSLGMPSRDYYFNGGNYQRVREAYLQFMITIAKMIREDKNVSRDDSFVQEEMAKVMEFETEIANATTPAEERHDVTLLYNKMTLAELQEKFAFNEFNWTFFIQRVMSSVSVQVDPEEEVVVYGMPYLQELKAIISKYSASTIQNYLIWRLVIDRVSSLSRRFKDARASYRKALYGTTLEEARWRECVSYVNNNMENAVGAMYVRETFAGESKRMVRDLIDKIREVFVETLDELQWMDEASKEKAREKAMAIKEQIGYPDYILEDQNEKLDLEYANLNFSEHNYFENILENLQAGAQKSLKKLRERVDQDIWIIGAAVVNAFYSPNRNQIVFPAGILQPPFFSKHQPQALNFGGIGMVIGHEITHGFDDNGRNFDKDGNMLDWWSNFSALHFKEQSLCMVHQYGNYTWELAGGQNVSGISTLGENIADNGGVRQAYKAYLKWLEREGKEPKLPGLNLSHKQLFFLNFAQVWCGSYRPEYASQSIKTDVHSPLKYRVMGSLQNFEAFSEVFHCKKGTAMHPAGKCRVW; encoded by the exons ATGGAGAATGAGCTTGGCAAATCTGTGGACAATCAAATGGACAAATACAT AGTTACAATAATGGGGAAATCAGAAAGTCAAATGGATATTGTGGAAAAATCGACCAAATCTGGGAAGAAGCCCTGGAGCTTTGTGGCCATCGGGctggctgtcctgctgctcctcatgaCTTGTGCTGCCGTCGCCCTGGTGATCCTCTatgccagcagcagag gttCCAACTATGGCACCAACTCAGGCAACATCTGTACCACCCCTGGGTGTGTGACAGCAG CTGCCAGAATAATCCAGAACATGGACCCCACAGCTGAGCCGTGCGAGGATTTCTACCAGTACGCCTGCGGGGGCTGGCTGAACCGGCACGTGATCCCAGAGACCAGCTCCAGATACAGCATCTTTGACATCCTGAGGGACGAGCTGGAGATCATCCTGAAAG GTGTGCTGGAGACCTCAGATGAAGGGGACAGAGAAGCATTTCAGAAAGCTAAAATCCTTTACAAGTCCTGCATGAATGAGA GTCTTATAGAGAAACGAGattctctgcctctgctggagGCCTTGAGGATGGTTGGAGATTGGCCAGTGGCTTCTGCAGACTGGAGTAAGACCAAAG AGCCAAGCTGGAGCATGGAGGAAAACCTTTCCATAATGAACTCCAGGTTTAACAAACGTGTCCTCATCGACATGTTCGTGTGGAATGATGACCGGGATTCCAGCAGACACATCatttat atcGACCAGCCAAGTTTGGGAATGCCATCCAGGGACTACTACTTTAATGGGGGCAACTATCAAAGA GTGAGAGAAGCTTATCTGCAGTTCATGATCACCATCGCCAAAATGATCCGGGAGGACAAGAACGTGTCCAGAGATGATTCCTTTGTCCAAGAGGAAATGGCAAAGGTCATGGAGTTTGAAACAGAGATTGCAAAT GCCACGACcccagcagaggaaaggcaCGATGTGACCTTGTTGTACAACAAAATGACCttagcagagctgcaggaaaagttTGCATTCAAT GAATTTAACTGGACCTTCTTCATCCAGCGTGTCATGTCTTCAGTAAGCGTTCAGGTGGACCCGGAGGAAGAGGTGGTTGTGTATGGGATGCCATATCTGCAAGAGCTGAAAGCAATTATCTCCAAGTACTCAGCCAG CACCATCCAGAACTACCTCATCTGGCGGCTGGTGATCGACAGGGTCAGCAGCCTGAGCCGGCGCTTCAAGGACGCCCGGGCCAGCTACAGGAAG gccCTGTACGGGACCACGCTGGAGGAGGCGCGCTGGAGGGAGTGCGTCAGCTACGTCAACAACAACATGGAGAACGCGGTGGGAGCCATGTATGTCCGGGAGACTTTTGCTGGTGAGAGCAAGAGGATG GTCCGAGATTTAATAGACAAGATCCGTGAAGTGTTCGTGGAGACTTTGGATGAGTTACAGTGGATGGACGAGGCGTCCAAGGAGAAAGCTCGTGAGAAG GCAATGGCAATCAAAGAACAGATTGGCTACCCAGATTATATTTTGGAAGACCAAAATGAGAAACTGGACCTGGAATATGCCAAT TTAAACTTCAGTGAACACAACTACTTTGAAAACATCCTGGAAAACCTGCAAGCTGGAGCCCAAAAGAGCCTGAAAAAGCTGAGAGAGAGAGTTGACCAAGATAT ATGGATAATTGGAGCTGCAGTGGTCAATGCATTCTATTCCCCCAACAGGAACCAGATAG tttttcctgctgggattctccagccccCCTTCTTCAGCAAACACCAGCCCCAGGCCCTGAACTTTGGAGGGATTGGGATGGTTATTGGGCATGAGATCACTCATGGGTTCGATGACAATG GTAGGAATTTTGACAAAGATGGGAACATGCTGGATTGGTGGAGCAACTTCTCAGCGCTGCATTTCAAGGAGCAATCCCTTTGCATGGTGCACCAGTATGGGAACTACAcctgggagctggctgggggACAGAAC GTCAGTGGCATAAGCACGTTAGgagaaaatattgcagataACGGAGGAGTCCGACAGGCTTATAAG GCCTACTTGAAGTGGCTGGAACGGGAAGGGAAGGAGCCAAAGCTGCCTGGACTGAACCTGTCCcacaaacagcttttcttcctcaaCTTTGCCCAG GTCTGGTGTGGTTCCTACAGACCAGAATATGCCAGTCAGTCCATAAAGACAGACGTTCACAGCCCTCTGAAGTACAG GGTGATGGGCTCGTTGCAGAACTTTGAAGCTTTCTCCGAGGTGTTCCACTGTAAGAAGGGCACGGCCATGCATCCCGCAGGGAAGTGCCGGGTGTGGTAA
- the LOC101819112 gene encoding transcription factor HES-5-like, with protein sequence MAPSTVFLEPDNLLTPKEKNKLRKPVVEKMRRDRINSSIEQLKLLLEKEFQRHQPNSKLEKADILEMTVSYLKQQSQLQMKTAGSFHKSSQFDYREGYSRCLQEAFYFLSLHKVRTETQTKLLSHFQKSQSAAPEVSFSPGNAGALKQVSPKDSSPLWRPW encoded by the exons ATGGCTCCCAGCACCGTTTTCTTGGAGCCCGACAACCTGCTGAcaccaaaggagaaaaacaaa CTGAGGAAGCCGGTGGTGGAGAAAATGCGCCGGGACCGGATTAACAGTAGTATCGAGCAGCTGAaactgctcctggagaaggagTTCCAGAGGCACCAGCCCAACTCCAAGCTGGAGAAAGCCGACATCCTGGAGATGACTGTCAGCTAcctgaagcagcagagccagctgcagaTGAAGA CTGCAGGATCCTTCCATAAAAGCTCCCAGTTTGACTACAGAGAGGGCTACTCCAGGTGTTTGCAAGAAGCATTCTATTTCCTCTCTCTCCACAAAGTCCGAACTGAAACACAGACCAAACTTTTAAGCCACTTCCAGAAGAGCCAgtcagctgctccagaggtgTCCTTCTCCCCTGGGAACGCCGGTGCCCTGAAACAAGTGTCTCCAAAGGACAGCAGCCCTCTCTGGAGGCCCTGGTAA